ATAATTGGAGATTCATATCAGTTACAATATATCCCTATATTCACATGGACATATCCATTGAAGTATGCCCATTATGACAAGCTTGATTGTTTGTTGAATTAATGAATATAAAAGAGACTGTCTACGGATTACAGACAGCCTGAGATTCCAGTCACGCTTATAAAATAAATCAATTAGCCCAGATTGCAAACAAGCCTTCTGTTACACCCAATTTGTATATATAGTAAAGTCCGAATGCAAAACTTAAAGCTCCCGCCATTTTGATGAAGATTCGGTTTAAAACGATGTCCTTACCATTCAAAGCAAAAGGTATGCCTAGTAAAGTTGTAAAGCACAGCATGCCAATAATCGTCCCTGCGCCAAATATAATGATATAGATGGCTCCTTCACCTATTCCGCTTACGGTCGACATCGTTAGAATGACCATTGCGGCACTGCCCGCGAGACCATGGACGAACCCAATCAAAGCAGACACCAAAAAAGGGCGAAATCTATCTTTGTCGTTCGTGATATTAGGGCAAGCTTTAAATAAACTTTTCGCCCCTAGCATAACAAGCATGATACCAACGCCGAATTCCAGCGTCATGCTTAACGACTCTGGAATTTCCCCTTTCATCCAAATGAATAGCATACCTATAAAAAACAGCGTACATGTATGGCCTATTCCCCAATACACCCCCGTTAGAGTGGACCGCGATAATTTTTTCGTTTTTCCTGCAGTGGTTGCTACGGCAATAACATGATCCGGCTCTAACGAATGCTTTATTCCCAATAGGAACCCTAATGAAAGAATCGACACCAAGCTCATTTCTCTATCACTTCCCCGAGACACTTCCATACTTCTTCATAAACCCTTTTAAGGGGTATATTGTACAGAACGGCAATTTTACGGCAATCTTCATATTCAGGTGCCTGCTGTATGGGTTGGCCCTCATGGAAACCTCTCTTTATCGTCACTTGCCCCCATTGCGTGTCTACATATAATAATGATCGTTCGAGTCTGTGCACGGTAAGAGGATAGTAGCGTATACCGAGAGTCGTCGTTTCAGCAAATAATATCTTCTTGATTTTCGAAATCACCTGCTGTGAACAGAGAAGTTGCAATAACACCCCTGGTCGATTTTTTTTCATGAAGATAGGCGTATAAAATACATCATTTGCTCCTGATTCAAACAACAAATCCATTACATGACCAAGCCATTCACCGGAAATATCATCTAGATTCACTTCCATTTTTACCATTTGTCCATCAAGATGCTCATGATCAGGTGGGCGCTTCATTGGATCTCCCCTATAATAATGCGAAGGACGTTCGGATGATTTTCAAATGTTTTTGTCCCCGCACCATAGCCAATCGATTCGACAGTCATGGCTGGAAGCGAACCAAATTTTTCAGCTAAAACCGCAGCGATGGCAGCACCGGTTGGCGTTGCTAATTCAGAACGAATAGCGTTTGAGGCAATCGGTACCCCCTTTAATATTTCAAGTGTGGCAGGTGCAGGAACCGGGTATATGCCGTGATCAATATGTATATGTCCAGATCCCGTTGGAATGGCTGATGACTGAACTGATTCAATACCTAGCTGTTCGATTAAAATTGCAGCCCCGATTATATCTATTATCGAATCTACAGCTCCTACCTCATGAAAGTGAACTTTATCAAGCGGAAGCCCGTGTATGTGCCCTTCCGCTTCACCAATCTTCTTAAATATGGCGAGTGACATGTTTGTTACCGATTCATTAAGGTTCGCCTCATTGATAGCTTCTACAATTTGTTTGTAGGTGCGGCTGCCATGATGATTGTGAAGTGCATGGCTATGGTTGTGTTCATGTTCATGACTGTGGCTGTGATCACCATTATGGCTGTGCTTATGTCCATGACTGTGGCTGTGTTCATGTGGTTGCTCTGATTTACTGGTAAGAATGACATCAAATTTAGTACTCGTAATGCCATTTTTGACGACTTTCCCCCATGACAGAGTATATTCTTCATCTATATTCAGCTTTTTTAACTCTTCTTCCATTTGTAAAGGGTCTGCACCCGCATCGATCAACGCACCAATAACCATATCTCCGCTTATGCCGGAAAAGCAGTCAAAATATAATGTCCTCATCATCATTGGCCTCCTTTTTATGTACAAGTTTGTAT
This sequence is a window from Brevibacillus sp. JNUCC-41. Protein-coding genes within it:
- the larC gene encoding nickel pincer cofactor biosynthesis protein LarC, whose translation is MRTLYFDCFSGISGDMVIGALIDAGADPLQMEEELKKLNIDEEYTLSWGKVVKNGITSTKFDVILTSKSEQPHEHSHSHGHKHSHNGDHSHSHEHEHNHSHALHNHHGSRTYKQIVEAINEANLNESVTNMSLAIFKKIGEAEGHIHGLPLDKVHFHEVGAVDSIIDIIGAAILIEQLGIESVQSSAIPTGSGHIHIDHGIYPVPAPATLEILKGVPIASNAIRSELATPTGAAIAAVLAEKFGSLPAMTVESIGYGAGTKTFENHPNVLRIIIGEIQ
- a CDS encoding urease accessory protein UreH translates to MSLVSILSLGFLLGIKHSLEPDHVIAVATTAGKTKKLSRSTLTGVYWGIGHTCTLFFIGMLFIWMKGEIPESLSMTLEFGVGIMLVMLGAKSLFKACPNITNDKDRFRPFLVSALIGFVHGLAGSAAMVILTMSTVSGIGEGAIYIIIFGAGTIIGMLCFTTLLGIPFALNGKDIVLNRIFIKMAGALSFAFGLYYIYKLGVTEGLFAIWAN
- the larC gene encoding nickel insertion protein → MKRPPDHEHLDGQMVKMEVNLDDISGEWLGHVMDLLFESGANDVFYTPIFMKKNRPGVLLQLLCSQQVISKIKKILFAETTTLGIRYYPLTVHRLERSLLYVDTQWGQVTIKRGFHEGQPIQQAPEYEDCRKIAVLYNIPLKRVYEEVWKCLGEVIEK